One Lacticaseibacillus rhamnosus genomic window carries:
- a CDS encoding NUDIX hydrolase: MIDPVFGRKDPKLDYHTRIGAYGVIPDHSGARLLILQAPNHALFLPGGGVEKGETPEETLARELLEEFGATVHVTKKLGKSSEYFYSHHRQTAYYHPATFFACDELAFVQDPLETFNTLMLMPIDLALAELKRPTHRWAVAKWLAQQPKQ; encoded by the coding sequence CCTGTGTTTGGTCGAAAAGATCCAAAGTTAGATTATCACACCCGAATTGGCGCGTATGGCGTCATTCCGGATCATAGCGGCGCGCGGTTGCTGATTTTGCAAGCGCCGAACCATGCATTATTCTTACCGGGAGGCGGCGTTGAAAAAGGCGAAACCCCCGAAGAAACGCTGGCACGGGAGTTGTTGGAAGAATTTGGGGCAACCGTGCATGTGACCAAAAAGCTCGGCAAATCGTCTGAGTATTTTTATTCCCATCATCGTCAAACCGCCTATTACCATCCGGCGACGTTTTTTGCCTGTGATGAACTGGCTTTTGTACAGGATCCACTTGAAACCTTCAATACATTGATGCTCATGCCGATCGATCTGGCCTTGGCCGAATTGAAACGGCCAACACATCGCTGGGCCGTGGCTAAGTGGCTCGCCCAGCAACCCAAACAGTGA